ATGCTTTTCTTTTTCTCATCGCGCAGTTTGCGCAAATCATCCAGTGTCAGTTTTGCCATACTCCTCTTCCTTTCACTTTGAAAACAGTTCCGGTTTTTCAACCGCATTATTCCGTACAAAACTCTCTTTTTTTGTTAATTCCTCTTCATGCGAAGCAATGTAGGTTTTTAAGAGATTTAAATTCCCGGCGGTTTGCAGTCCACCCATTGCTTCATCCAGCTCAAGACGGGAGAGCGAATAGGATTTACCGGCAACCTCACGGTGAATTTTCAATTCACCGGAATTCATGCCCGACAGCATCATTGCCGCCGCGCCGGAAAAATCGCCGAACGGCGGCAGATCCACATGCTGCGCCTGTGCACGAAAATAGACAGCTGTTCCAGTACCGGCTTCCGACTCCATCGCGGCGCTGCCGCCGGAGGCCTCAGCCGTCTGAAATAAAAA
The Kiritimatiellales bacterium DNA segment above includes these coding regions:
- a CDS encoding ATP-binding protein, with amino-acid sequence MHATLCDLITDIVQNSVEADASEIELTVREDAEMMEFEVKDNGRGMNSETQAKAIDPFYSDGRKHPHRKVGLGLPFLFQTAEASGGSAAMESEAGTGTAVYFRAQAQHVDLPPFGDFSGAAAMMLSGMNSGELKIHREVAGKSYSLSRLELDEAMGGLQTAGNLNLLKTYIASHEEELTKKESFVRNNAVEKPELFSK